TATAAAAATAATCATTTTTTAAAAAATACATTAGTTTTATAATTTCAATTCCAATCTCTAAATAAAATGTATGAATAAAAAAAATCTGTGATGTTAAAAATCACATGAATCTTTAATAAAATAGTTCCTGTTGAAAAATTTTATGTAATGTCTATCAATAAAACATTTATTTTTATGATTTAATGAAATATACCAAAAAATTATATAATTCATATAATATAAAACTTACAACATATATAGCATAAATAAAATTATCTTATGTTTATTTTCAACTTAATATATGCTTAAAATATATTAAAATAACAAAAAATTAATTAAAGAAAAAAATGATTATAAAAATAATAAAAAATATATTAACATCAGTATTAAATACAACAATCGTTGAAATTATTAATGAAAGTAAAAAACATAAAACGTTTATGAAAAATCATTCGCATTTTAAAATCATCATAGTTAGCAATGATTTCATGAAATATAGTTTAATAAAAAGACATCAAAAAATATACTGTTTACTATCGAAATGTATGTCTCAATACAAAATTCATGGATTGGCATTATATACATATACTATTAATGAATGGAACAAAAAATCTAATAAAAACTTAATTTCCCCTATATGTGTAAAATCACATGTCAAATCATCAAAGATGTGAGAAAAAAATTAACGGCTATTAACACAAAAAGATCAATAAAATTTAAAAAAATAATTAAATATTTCATAAAAATTATTTTTAAAAAATAACTTTAAGGAAAAAAAATGGAACTTGAAATTAAAAAAAACAAAAATTTATTACGCAATATCCATATTACTATTCCAAATAACATTATAAAAAAATCTATATATGTAGAATTCTTGAAACTAAATAATACTATACACACAAACGGATTTAGAAAAGGAAAAACACCATTATATACATTAAAAAAAAATTATGGAGCAACAGTACAAAAACAAGTATTGAAAAAACTAATAAAACAATACTTCTTGGATAAAATTAAAAAAGAAACGTTCCAAATAGCTGGAACTCCTGACTTTATCCTACAAAAATATAAGAATAATCAAGATCTTAATTGTTTAATA
Above is a genomic segment from Buchnera aphidicola (Meitanaphis flavogallis) containing:
- a CDS encoding BolA/IbaG family iron-sulfur metabolism protein produces the protein MIIKIIKNILTSVLNTTIVEIINESKKHKTFMKNHSHFKIIIVSNDFMKYSLIKRHQKIYCLLSKCMSQYKIHGLALYTYTINEWNKKSNKNLISPICVKSHVKSSKM